CAAATAAAGAAATCTTGAAGTTCATGCGCCGTAATCTAATGATACTTATAAATTTAAGAAATTTAACTACTAGTGGCCATTTTTAATTTTCAAGAATCCTGTTATTGAGGATTGTTGGCTTTTAAACTTCCCAAAACCAAGAATATCAAAAATGCCAACCCTATATAACCCACCAGGCTATAAGAACCGAACGTGGAAAAGCATAAACTAAAAATAGGCGGGGCCAAAGCACTTGCCAGAATTAAAAAACTCATTATTTTTCCTGTAATGGCACCTAGGTGGTCTCGACCATAAAAACGTGGCCATGCGATAGCATTAAGGACGGCAAAAAACCCTCCCATAATACCAAAACCGGCAATTAAGAAGGGAATCCCAATTGGACTGGTCAAAAATAAAAAGCCTACAGCTGCCAGAATACCGCCCAAAAGCATTAAATAGAGATACAGCTTTAAGGATAGGGAATCGCTTAACCAATTAAAAATGGTTGAAATTGTAACGGCAACCACAGAACCTGGTAAAAAAATAGCGATAGCATCAGCTTTTGGGTAGCCCTCACTGGCAAAGATGGATACAACATGGAAGGTAAGGCCCGTGATAAAAAAACTATTAAAGGCAAGCATAAGCCCGTACATCCAAAAAGCACGTGTACCTTTAGCCTCTTTAAGCGTGAATTGCTTGCTCGCAATTTTGATTTTTTCCCGTTCTTCCAAGTTTTTCTCAGATACTCCATCGGGTAACAGTCCGTGTTCCTCAGGTCTGTTCTTATAAAAAAGGAAAACCAACATGCTGAAGACCAGAAGCCCTACCGCAAAGATTTGCCATGCATTTTCCCAACCATTTGTTTCAATGATTGCATTGATCCATAAAGGAGAGGAGGAAAAACCAAAAGAAAGAGCAACGCTACTGAACATATTCACCTTACCTCTGTTTTTATCGAACCAGATCATGATCATGTTTCTTGATGCCATGGTCAATACGCCTTGTCCAGCAAATCGTAATAAGAAAAACAAACAAGTCATAAGAACAAATGGTATGATCCATGTGTCTTGATTAAGTAAATCCTTGATGGACTCACTCATATGAACCGATAAGGAACAGAGTAAAAGTGTTGTTGCCAATGTCAATGTTGCGCCTAAGGCAACATATCTTGCTCCGTATCTGTCAAACCAAACACCAGCACGTCCTATGACTTGGGAACTGATGATGGTTCCGATCATATAAGCATTACTGAATTGATTACGACTCAAACCCAAAGCGTCTTTAACTGGATCCGTAAAAACAGATACCCCTATGGTTTGACCGGGAATACTGCAATAGACACCAACAGTACCCATAAGAAGGATGACATATCCATAGAAAAAAGGACTTTTTGATGGGTCGATTAAACTGAATCTTTGGGTTTTGAACATGGTAAGGTTTCACTCGTAAAAGTAAATGTTTTAGTCCAATGGAATATCAAAAAAATAAGAATTGGATCTTTATCTAAACCGCAAAGATTATCTGAAATTATTAGGCAATGTTAATTCCTTTTAAAACCAAGGTTTTCCATTCGGGATGCCTTTTTATGTACATGGCCACAAAAGGACATAAGGGAACCAATGTAAGATCTTTTGCTTTGATGTATTCCAGCGTTTGTTTTATAAGTTCAGAGCCAACACCTTTGCCCTCGTAGTTTCTGGGCACTTCGGTATGGGTAAGATAGATTTTTTCTTTCGCCTTTATGTATTCTATTTTGGCCACGGCGCCATCAATCTTAAATTGAAACTGCTTGGCTTCTTCATTATTTAAAAGTTGATAAGTATCCATAACATAAACGATTTAAGTGTGGAAAGGGTTATGTGTTTATTTGTCTTGTTAGGATGGCGTAGTCGTAATTGGTTGCTTTCTAAAAAAAGCTGCCAAAAGGCAGCTCTTTTTAAACTTAAAATGTTCAAGACATTCTTGACTCAACTTTTTCCCAGTTGATGATTTTGATAATATTTTGAAGGTAGTCCCCTCGCTTATTCTGGTATTTCAAATAATAGGCATGTTCCCAAACATCTATTCCCAATACTGGCGTTCCCATTTTTTCGGCAACGTTCATAAGAGGATTATCTTGATTTGGTGTAGAACAGATGTGAAGTTTTTTATCCGCATCTTGACAGACCCAAGCCCAACCAGAACCAAATCGTTTTGCGCCGGCTTCTGCCAATTCTTTGGTAAAAGCTTCGTGCGAACCAAAATCTTCGGTAATCTTGGATTTTAGGGTATCGCTCATACTGCCACCGGGAGTTAAAATATCCCAGTAGAGGGTATGGTTGTAATAGCCACCACCATTATTGCGGATTGCTGTTGGCAAATTATCCATACTCAAAATTTCTTCAATTGTTTTCCCAGAAATATTTTCCTCTTTCAGGGCAGCATTCAATTTATTGGTATACCCTTGATGATGTTTTGAATGGTGAATCTCCATGGTCATCGCATCAATGGTATCTGGAAATGCTTCATACCCGTATGGAATCTCGGGAAGTGAAAACACCGTTGCCGCTGTAGCCGGAACCTCCATCTCTTTTTCCTTTTTAGGTTCGGTTTTACAGGATGAAAGCACAAGGGAAGGGGCAATGGA
The nucleotide sequence above comes from Flagellimonas sp. HMM57. Encoded proteins:
- a CDS encoding MFS transporter, which codes for MFKTQRFSLIDPSKSPFFYGYVILLMGTVGVYCSIPGQTIGVSVFTDPVKDALGLSRNQFSNAYMIGTIISSQVIGRAGVWFDRYGARYVALGATLTLATTLLLCSLSVHMSESIKDLLNQDTWIIPFVLMTCLFFLLRFAGQGVLTMASRNMIMIWFDKNRGKVNMFSSVALSFGFSSSPLWINAIIETNGWENAWQIFAVGLLVFSMLVFLFYKNRPEEHGLLPDGVSEKNLEEREKIKIASKQFTLKEAKGTRAFWMYGLMLAFNSFFITGLTFHVVSIFASEGYPKADAIAIFLPGSVVAVTISTIFNWLSDSLSLKLYLYLMLLGGILAAVGFLFLTSPIGIPFLIAGFGIMGGFFAVLNAIAWPRFYGRDHLGAITGKIMSFLILASALAPPIFSLCFSTFGSYSLVGYIGLAFLIFLVLGSLKANNPQ
- a CDS encoding GNAT family N-acetyltransferase, whose amino-acid sequence is MDTYQLLNNEEAKQFQFKIDGAVAKIEYIKAKEKIYLTHTEVPRNYEGKGVGSELIKQTLEYIKAKDLTLVPLCPFVAMYIKRHPEWKTLVLKGINIA
- a CDS encoding superoxide dismutase, producing the protein MDKRKFLKHTVMATTGMSIAPSLVLSSCKTEPKKEKEMEVPATAATVFSLPEIPYGYEAFPDTIDAMTMEIHHSKHHQGYTNKLNAALKEENISGKTIEEILSMDNLPTAIRNNGGGYYNHTLYWDILTPGGSMSDTLKSKITEDFGSHEAFTKELAEAGAKRFGSGWAWVCQDADKKLHICSTPNQDNPLMNVAEKMGTPVLGIDVWEHAYYLKYQNKRGDYLQNIIKIINWEKVESRMS